A genome region from Nocardia sp. NBC_01730 includes the following:
- a CDS encoding sirohydrochlorin chelatase, with product MTSPALVLVAHGTRSTKGVQMIASLAEAVSKELGAGIPGPGTDTGEAPWVRTAFVDVLGPSPSEVLRDLVTPAGEAVPAVVVPAFLASGYHVYQDVPREVAESAHPAVVVTPAMGPDPALARIMRMRLHAAGRQPGDAVVFAAAGSSDARARQDVRRAAGLLAERLGVPVRIGYVATGAPRIPEVVADLRASGARRVFIASYLLAHGLFQQRLHEAGADGVAEPIGVHPAVVRLIADRYRAAAREVVRIRAR from the coding sequence GTGACCTCGCCCGCCCTGGTGCTGGTGGCCCACGGCACCCGAAGCACCAAGGGTGTGCAGATGATCGCGTCGCTGGCCGAAGCCGTGTCGAAGGAACTCGGTGCCGGGATTCCGGGGCCTGGCACCGACACAGGCGAAGCACCATGGGTGCGTACCGCTTTCGTCGACGTGCTCGGCCCTTCACCGTCGGAGGTGCTGCGCGATCTGGTGACGCCCGCCGGGGAAGCCGTTCCCGCGGTGGTGGTTCCGGCGTTCCTGGCTTCCGGTTACCACGTCTACCAGGACGTGCCACGCGAAGTGGCCGAGAGCGCCCATCCCGCGGTGGTGGTCACGCCGGCCATGGGACCCGATCCGGCGCTGGCGCGGATCATGAGAATGCGCCTGCACGCCGCGGGCCGGCAGCCGGGTGACGCGGTGGTCTTCGCCGCGGCGGGCTCGTCGGATGCCCGTGCCCGCCAGGACGTTCGGCGTGCGGCCGGGTTGCTGGCCGAACGCCTCGGCGTCCCGGTCCGCATCGGCTATGTCGCGACCGGTGCGCCCCGCATACCGGAGGTGGTCGCCGACTTGCGTGCCTCGGGGGCGCGACGGGTGTTCATCGCCTCGTACCTGCTGGCACACGGCCTGTTTCAACAGCGTCTGCACGAAGCGGGCGCCGATGGCGTCGCCGAACCCATCGGCGTGCACCCGGCCGTTGTCCGGCTCATCGCCGACCGCTACCGGGCCGCCGCCCGCGAGGTCGTCCGGATACGCGCTCGCTGA
- a CDS encoding uroporphyrinogen-III synthase: protein MTTLDTGACLAGFTVGITAARRAEEFATLLERRGAGTVSAPAIRIIPLADDTELERVTRQLVADPPRITVATTGIGFRGWMEAAEGWGLAEDLRGTLGVTRLLARGPKAKGAIRAAELREEWSPASESSAEVLDHLLAEGVEGVRIAVQLHGATTEWEPVPDFCEVLRCAGADVVPVPVYRWVPPDNRGPMDQLIESIVTSSLDCVTFTSAPAVASMLMRAKETGLLEGLLYALRGRVLPACVGPITAAPLEELGVPTSMPGRARLGALARHVAEELPRRANRIHAAGHNISVRGACVVVDGQVRQLAPAPMALMRSLARQPGRVVSREDLLAALPGGGDDTHAVETAIARLRAGLGTPKAIQTVVKRGYRLALDPAECIDNNPRPQAAGGPQVPGVGIPTRAPRYIQAAGSW from the coding sequence ATGACAACTCTTGACACGGGCGCCTGCCTGGCCGGGTTCACGGTCGGCATCACAGCCGCCAGACGGGCCGAAGAATTCGCCACGCTGCTCGAACGGCGAGGGGCGGGCACCGTGTCCGCACCGGCCATCCGGATCATCCCGCTGGCCGACGACACCGAGCTGGAGCGAGTCACCAGGCAGCTCGTCGCCGATCCACCTCGGATCACCGTGGCCACCACCGGCATCGGTTTCCGCGGGTGGATGGAGGCGGCAGAAGGCTGGGGACTGGCCGAGGATCTGCGTGGCACGCTCGGCGTCACCCGGCTGCTCGCGCGCGGCCCGAAGGCGAAGGGTGCCATCCGCGCCGCTGAACTGCGTGAGGAATGGTCGCCCGCCTCGGAGTCCTCCGCGGAGGTGCTCGACCACCTGCTCGCCGAGGGCGTGGAGGGCGTCCGGATCGCGGTGCAGCTGCACGGCGCGACCACCGAGTGGGAGCCGGTGCCCGACTTCTGTGAGGTACTGCGTTGCGCTGGTGCGGATGTCGTGCCGGTCCCGGTGTATCGCTGGGTTCCGCCGGACAACCGGGGGCCGATGGATCAGCTGATCGAGTCCATCGTCACTTCCAGCCTGGACTGCGTCACCTTCACCAGCGCGCCCGCGGTCGCGTCGATGTTGATGCGCGCCAAGGAGACCGGGCTACTCGAAGGTCTGCTGTACGCGCTGCGCGGCCGGGTGCTGCCCGCGTGCGTCGGGCCGATCACGGCGGCGCCGCTGGAAGAGCTCGGGGTGCCCACCTCGATGCCGGGCCGGGCTCGGCTCGGTGCGCTGGCCCGCCACGTCGCCGAGGAACTACCGAGGCGCGCCAACCGAATCCACGCCGCGGGTCACAACATCAGCGTGCGGGGCGCCTGCGTGGTGGTCGATGGTCAGGTGCGCCAGCTCGCGCCCGCGCCGATGGCTTTGATGCGCTCGTTGGCCAGGCAGCCCGGCCGGGTCGTCTCCCGCGAGGACCTGCTCGCCGCGCTGCCCGGCGGCGGCGACGACACGCACGCGGTGGAGACCGCCATCGCCCGCCTCCGAGCCGGGCTCGGCACGCCGAAAGCGATTCAGACCGTGGTCAAACGCGGATACCGGCTCGCGCTCGACCCCGCGGAGTGCATCGACAACAACCCACGGCCTCAGGCGGCAGGAGGCCCGCAGGTGCCCGGTGTCGGAATCCCGACCCGGGCACCGCGGTACATCCAGGCTGCGGGGAGCTGGTGA
- the nirD gene encoding nitrite reductase small subunit NirD produces the protein MTVIDTPGIAAATTTGWTQACRLDYLIPGRGVAVLLRGGRQAALFLLNDGMLYAVGNIDPIGRAAVMSRGIVGDRGGVPVVASPLLKQGFSLVDGRCLDDESAMLPVYAVRVDDGIVSISNEPVPSGLVSSDG, from the coding sequence ATGACCGTGATCGATACCCCTGGCATCGCTGCAGCAACCACCACTGGGTGGACGCAGGCATGCCGGCTCGACTACCTGATTCCCGGCCGCGGCGTTGCGGTGTTGCTGAGAGGCGGCCGACAGGCCGCGCTGTTCCTGCTGAACGACGGCATGCTCTACGCCGTCGGCAATATCGACCCGATCGGGCGGGCCGCGGTCATGTCGCGCGGTATCGTCGGGGATCGCGGTGGCGTGCCCGTCGTGGCCTCGCCCTTGTTGAAGCAAGGGTTCTCGTTGGTCGACGGGCGCTGCCTGGACGACGAATCGGCGATGCTGCCGGTGTACGCGGTGCGCGTGGACGACGGCATTGTTTCGATTTCCAACGAGCCGGTGCCATCCGGGCTCGTCTCCTCGGATGGATGA